A region of the Lucilia cuprina isolate Lc7/37 chromosome X, ASM2204524v1, whole genome shotgun sequence genome:
tgttacagtAAACATAGTATTGTTAAAGAATCTATGTCGAACCatgtattttttctctgcgtgaatatacaaatatattttaaaatattgatacgATATTCTGAATATCGTGAAtatcaaagaaaataaaagtctaATTTACTCTTACTAAATTTTCTaactttaacttaattttttggttttaaatattttttggttttctaacttttattatatataataatagtaatatatttttaaataaaaatagggATAAGTTTTCCTTGCCTGTTTAAGTAAACGGTGTTATTGCAAACTTTGCATAATAACATTTCATtcgtatatttatgtatatttgcatattttatacatattttaactatttttacattatattttccTGTTCTAAATAGACGAAAACGCCAACGTCCTTAGCTACTAATAGTTCAACATCCTCAAATACTCAAAGTCAATTTGGGGATGAGCAACAACGTGGAGTACGTAAAATTTCACGATTTTGTGTCAGCCGTGTTCAGGAACAAAAATCTAATGAAAATGCTAGCAATAAAAAGTCAACATCTGGTGTATCAACACCTCCTTCTTCAACTCCTCCTGCTATCGACTTACAGGCTGTAAATAGTGCCAATTCTAATGATGTAAGTAGTCTAATAAATACGCCTACGGAGCAGTTACCTACACCACTAGGTGGTCAGCAACAAACATTTCAACAAGAGCAGACTAACCCAGCTGCTGTTGCGACAATTGTGGTCCCGTTAACAACACAAATACAGCCATCAGTATTAAATTTGCCACAACAAACTCAACCAGCAGTCACATACAATCCTAGTAATAATTCAACGGTTCAAATTtctcaacaacagcaacaacttttGCAACATCAAATCCAAACAACAACAGCTTTACAACAGAAAATTCCAAATGCAGGGGCTCCaattttaataccaaatttacatttgcaacaacaaaatttgcaGCATCCATTAACCCAAAAACCTACCACATCACCAAATCAACCAAAAACCGCTATTTCGGTTGCTGCTGAGACGACAAAACAGAATGCACATCAGCCTCAACATAATTCCTCCTTGACAACTCAACAACAAGTGCCTACTTCTCAGCAAACAAACATACAGCCACTTCCAAAAAGTCTGGCTCAACCACAAGTTCCGTCAACTCAACCTGTTCCTGTTTTCCGTACGTTACTTACACCGACATTGCCACAAAATTCGGCATCCTATATTATTCAGCCGGCTTCACAACAGCATATAGTAAATCCAGTTCATTCACAGCAATCCCAAATTCAAAGCGCTAATCAGCAACCAGTTTATATACACAGTGATGGTATGTAAATctgttttcttgatttttttgttgtggtATAACACACtgaaacaattttgaataaaagAGTTCACATAggcgcaatttacatgaagacttttcagacgtctgttttttccaattcGCTTTTGAGAATCTTccaaaaaatcataaacatttatacgtcattttttagttttcttataaataaaaacctagtaagagtgctatattcggctgtgccgaatattATATATCCTTCACgttagtgtattttaaacatattagctttataaatttaaaatttttttccgactacaatgttattacaccaaaagcaaaacaaaacaagtatgaatgtatagtcgggcgtagccgaccatatgataccctacatcagtcagtatgtatgttaaaaatggggattattaaaaaaaaagcatttgatttttaactttatttcgaaatatttttattttttggcaaaaaaagagattttttacaagagggctcaaaggggaatagggcaaaatatggccctatccttataaatgttggtaggagGAGTTCAGTCTACTTCAATatcatttatgtagaatttaaaagtgtcatttgtgtttgtaagtgaattttgacctttaagtcattttctgaagggcagtttgtataggggctagggtcaaatgaagcccgatcattacaaaaatcggcagtgtcatttaaagttctataaaactaagttttgccgacttttgtggacataatagatcatttaaattaattataagcccaaaggccctatttggggggtacggttgtatgggggctagtcgaaataatggaccgatttaaactattttcaataggcttgggccaaaagaagcgtgtgtgccaaatttcatctaattatcttgaaTTAGATGAAATTATCTTGattatcgactcagaaaatgattctaagccgattggtattctttaaggtgggtattagacgaatatttttctatgttacaaacatcagcacaaacccaatataccctccccactaaagtggtgtagggtataatgaacaacaacaacgctaaacgaaatagaagaaaaaacacacaaggcaattaaaccaatAGACatctaagacctggttcacgctgggaaacttttgttaagaaacttttgattGTATGTGtaaaggtacgttcacacctatcaaatatttgtcgttttttatcaaatatttgttggctgtattgtgaacacaaaatatttttgaagagcaaacaaaatatcagctgtttttcgtgaaacatttttatttgtcaacctacaaatattttcttagtgtgaacacaatgtgaacgccaaacatgaaacatttttgttaaacgttaaagaaactatttaataatatttttttacgatttcatagaaatttctgcctaaaaacaaaaaattaaatacatttttgtttcataatatgcttaaaatgagtatttctattttgacgtttttttttgaagaaacaaagccaaacacaattcaatacaaatagtaaaagtttgtttgcccggtgttcacattacaacaaataatttcgtaaagcaattgacggataaaacagtaaaaaacaagattttgtttgcaggcaagatgaacataacaacaagaacagctaatgcgcaaccaaaccaaaagccaaaaatatatgtgtttatatttactaaaaagctataccattgaataataacttctatatattctaaaatttcatttaatattgtttttcttaaaaatttcaccacaaaaaatacaaattacattttaataccttgtgcaagtggacaagagatagatagacatgcataaggtattgaaattacatttcaataccttgtgcaagtgtaAAAGAGATAGATAtacttgcacaatgtattgaaattacatttcaataccttgtgcaagtggaaaagagatagatggtggatctttactttcatgttgttgctatttagtatagtcaatgtagcgaaaaaccttggttgtttggaacggtttatagcgatttcaaaaCATCGCTGTAAACCCGGtaataaccaaattataaataattttcattaaattacatatctataaaattgcaaattatagagaattgtttattattaatatatttttatatccattaatataataaataattgtttaaataaattgagtaaaaaattaattaaataatttctcaattaattactaaactatagactagattataacctatagactagactataaacaatactataaactagagtatagacaagactatagactaaactatagcttgactatagactagaccagcggttcccccggtttttacttcgcggaccccctgaggaatttatttaaattcgcgctctcccatacatattttgatatcttattattctaaatatgtaattgctcatccgaaaattgtcatagtccataaatcccaaggtcaaacagatgtagatatgtcatttctataaaatattcccgtacattgagaataattaatatttcagagaagtttcaattgcctgtttttgaagatagaatgacttcattgttgaaatgttaacatgatgtttaattttatgatcgtgagatcttttacgttcatttttctttaaggtaacgaaaaggtttcttctaaaatatcgtcgacatgtgcttaaagagtcacgttgcaaaatttttttgcgattgcagacgggtaatctgagtatgttagctaatttttcggaaaaataatataagaaagttgaacttcttcgatattgttgcggaatgcgtttatccgcataatatatgacttgaattctttgcgaaagtactgtgaattttactgcatggttttgactatttatgcattttctgatgttaatctGTGTATAACGtcggaatatttatatttaaaattacctggattaaagtattgaagacgaataaagagtcacctctgtttcggaaatatattattttagtccttccaaacaagaacacttttgtttacaatttgacaaacttaaatctgcgataagcttgtccttgaattatgaaaaggtggcctaacttcatactccgagataacagtatctcttatttaattgtaatttgggaaccgttggactagactgcaaactatactatagatgcatatattatgtagtataactataaatagtatgttgttaccaaccaataaataacaaaacaaacaacaaaaataataattatcattaatttaagcaattgcttgaatttcaattaaatgtcacaactttgtctcagatttatattttataaaaaataaaatagcaccagtcatataagcgactatttacatttttgtatgaggtgataacactctttttcagaaaatatacaaagaacagctgtcattgacgctgtttgatcttacatttggtttgcaagatcaaataattattttaccaaaatgacgtaaattatttgacttttggtgttcacattgatgaaacaatgagaaaatatttatttgccagcaaatcaatttgttttatgaaaatcatccgcattgctgtttgttaacatgaaagtttttttcaatcgtgttatatattaatattatacacttttattataaaaatttaattttaaacctaataaaaatagttaaaattaaaacaaattgccaaattgtttttttcttgcatgaaaatatacgatatactgtggctgcaaaacatgtgtgtgtttgaaccaaattatttttgcactgtttgataaaacaaacaataccatcaaatatttattcaagtctgaacataaaaaatattgcatttgtttgtcgcaactttataaatattttgtaacaaatatttggaccaaatattttacaggtctgaacgtagctttagAGAAagtgaaagaaatatcaaccatctctttctctcacacatacaatcaaaagtttcttaacaaaagtttcccagtgtgaaccaggtcttagatgtctgttggtttaattgcctttCCCCATTCTTCTCTACCACGCTCAccataaaaaataggaaaaatttaaataaatttatagacgaaactcaaataaaaaaatattaaagttatattaaaagtgttaaaaaagaattattcaaataaattgtCTTTCAGAAAATTCTAAGCTTATTCGTACATACATTCctcctattttctaaaaattaggtaacaataataattttaatcttaaattaaaataaccctactttaatttatttcatagaaaaaatggttaattattttttttatacccttcaccttcgtgagaagggtaaaTGTAAATATACGTATAGTCAACATTTGATTGTGtcgtatatttatacatttttctttcatatCCAACAGGTATGAAGTAAGCATTGAAGTTGTTTTGTTCAATTACCATACTTATATCCTCTTtgcaaaatgaatataaatataagtatgATTTGAGTATACGTAGTATTTCACCAACAGCAAATAACAAAgcaaaaatgaatgaaatgatctgtaaaaaattaaagttgttgattttatgaatataattttttttgtatagaaattataagtaacaaaaatttttttgaaaatattaatataattataactaaaaaatataaagaaataaattaccaaacatttttatataatgaatttaaaaataatacgcTGTCTACACTATAGGGCTCCAACCGGTTTCTTTTCTCCGTTATATTTCCAGCTAAATAAAAATCCCTTTCCGATGGTGCACTGGTTGCAggaattgatatttttattaaaaaatatgccttTCTATTTAAGTGCATAAAATTATTCGGAAGCATATTACCTACCtatttccatatttttattaaattgtaaaaaattatgaacaatttattttaattttaaataaaactgaatgaaaagttttttaccTGTtacttttgtattatatttgtcattcataatttgttgtaatttcttagtaatttgattttttttgtaaaaaacgacCGTAATAAATATCAAATTCTTAGAATTTACATTCTATTTATCACATGATTAATAGAAATGCACCACGTGTTAACTTTCCTACTAAAGAACATGctcatttttttgctttaattgttatttatgtatattttatttacacgcaTTTTCGCACAGCAATACTTAAAGTAAATAGAGTAAATCATAATATCCTCAATACCAGCTAGCTATGCATTTGAATAGTGAACAAGTTCATACATGTTTGATACGCGTTTTGAATATACGTAATTATATTCCATTGCGAATACGTGCATGAAGATACTCAAAATGAAACTTGTGTGGACGTGCATTGTATTCAAAAATTGTAAGTAAATAGTTGCATTACTTATTTAATACATACTCATTGTCAATCTCtgatatgtatataagtttgtcattccgtttgtaatttttataatataattttccggccgtataaattatatatttctgtATCCTTCGATTTAGCCACGACCGTctctctgtccgtctgtgtgtttgttggaatcagttttagaggaccccagatatcggagagatccgaatctttaatatttaatttaaacaataacaaaacacataattatacgataaattttgttattgtatttgcttgtttataaaaacaaaacagagcaagagcagcactaatgtgcTCTTAAtgactagaaacatgaaataaaatatatggatATCATATTAAGTGACGTACATGAGCACACTGCATACACATAGTTTTACTGcatcagaaaattttttctggttactgaaaaaatattcagtattcagtaaaattttacagtaAACAACtgagagttctatattcggatgtgccgaaacttatatacccttcaccatgatgtgttaaaaaaagttagtacaaatattattacaaaaaataccaattgcaaaacggtaaggtaccaaaaagtccccattttATAGGTTCCcgcttaatccaggctctacataattaatttcatgtttctaggttcaatattatagaaatttaaaaaagaagtaTCTTTGTCGAacgaaaaagtaataaaaagtccctttttatgtgTTCTTGCCTAATCCGCACTATACAaactttatttcatgtttctaggtttaatattatagaaaattaaaaaataaccttttgtagaacaaaaaagtaccaaaaagtccctttttctaggttcttacctagtcaaggccctacatatcaaatttcatgtttccaggttaaatcttatagaaaattcaacaaataaccttttgtagaacgaaaaagtaccaaaaagtccccttttatatgttcttgcctaatccgggctctaaatacttaatttcatgtttctaggttcaatattaagaaaattcaaaaagtacattttgtataacgaaaaagtaccaaaaatcccctttgatgtgttctcgtctaatttcatgtttctaagttcattcagatagaaaactcaaaaagtaccttttgaaaaacgaaaaaacaccaaaaagttcccttttattggttctcatctaattccgaatctacgtcccgtggttcaatattatagaatattccaaaaattctcacctaattcagactctacatacttaatttcatatttttaggtttaatagtatcgaaaattcaaaaagtaccttttgaaaaacgaaaaagtaccaaaaagtttccttatatggcttctaacttaagccagggtCCACATACAGTGGTGGTCAAAACATTCGGAATTGAAACTACATTTCACgtctttattaatttatttttaactagataatatttatttatcaaatatgtacttcaatattatttataaacataaagagaaaataactttctctaaaaataagttaaaaaaaataattttatatgaggTAGTTGATATCTTGTATTActtgaatttcaaaatatttcaaaaataa
Encoded here:
- the LOC111687878 gene encoding myb-like protein K encodes the protein MKLSMQSLDKTKTPTSLATNSSTSSNTQSQFGDEQQRGVRKISRFCVSRVQEQKSNENASNKKSTSGVSTPPSSTPPAIDLQAVNSANSNDVSSLINTPTEQLPTPLGGQQQTFQQEQTNPAAVATIVVPLTTQIQPSVLNLPQQTQPAVTYNPSNNSTVQISQQQQQLLQHQIQTTTALQQKIPNAGAPILIPNLHLQQQNLQHPLTQKPTTSPNQPKTAISVAAETTKQNAHQPQHNSSLTTQQQVPTSQQTNIQPLPKSLAQPQVPSTQPVPVFRTLLTPTLPQNSASYIIQPASQQHIVNPVHSQQSQIQSANQQPVYIHSDGVEGAMRMQMPQEEPVSLAATHPNLLPTVIQSDIKHNLDSLVNQLCNLRLGTNQHQRLLLLRQRQLIEEDELRLKHYVEYEKFQKAMRQCKCQLLIILKITRLSFFNIGCIT